A region of Sphingomonas crusticola DNA encodes the following proteins:
- the purC gene encoding phosphoribosylaminoimidazolesuccinocarboxamide synthase, which produces MSRRRQIYEGKAKILYEGPEPGTLIQYFKDDATAFNAQKKGTISGKGVLNNRISEHVFTLLANIGVPTHFIRRLNMREQLIRQVEIIPIEVVIRNVAAGSLAKRLGIEEGTQLPRTIIEYYYKDDALGDPLVSEEHIACFGWASQDEMHDISDMAIRVNDFMTGLFAGVNIRLVDFKLEFGRLWENDYARVILADEISPDGCRLWDMTSGEKLDKDRFRQDLGGEAEAYQEIARRLGLLPDGDTIVLDMAEHRKNRGK; this is translated from the coding sequence TTGTCCCGCCGCCGTCAGATTTACGAAGGCAAGGCCAAGATCCTCTACGAGGGTCCGGAGCCCGGCACGCTCATCCAATATTTCAAGGATGACGCGACCGCGTTCAACGCGCAGAAGAAGGGCACCATCAGCGGCAAGGGCGTGCTCAACAACCGCATCTCCGAGCATGTCTTCACCTTGCTCGCCAATATCGGCGTGCCCACGCACTTCATCCGCCGGCTCAACATGCGCGAGCAATTGATCCGTCAGGTCGAGATCATCCCGATCGAGGTGGTGATCCGCAACGTCGCCGCCGGAAGCCTCGCCAAGCGCCTTGGCATCGAGGAAGGCACGCAGTTGCCGCGCACGATCATCGAATATTATTACAAGGATGATGCGCTCGGCGATCCGCTGGTCTCGGAAGAGCATATCGCCTGCTTCGGCTGGGCGAGCCAGGATGAGATGCACGACATTTCCGACATGGCGATCCGCGTGAACGACTTCATGACCGGGCTGTTTGCGGGCGTGAACATCCGCCTGGTCGACTTCAAGCTGGAATTCGGGCGGCTGTGGGAGAATGACTATGCCCGCGTGATCCTCGCCGACGAGATCAGCCCCGATGGTTGCCGCCTGTGGGACATGACGTCGGGCGAAAAGCTCGACAAGGATCGTTTCCGCCAGGATCTTGGTGGAGAAGCCGAAGCCTATCAGGAAATTGCGCGGCGGCTGGGCTTGTTGCCGGATGGCGACACGATCGTGCTCGACATGGCGGAGCATCGCAAAAACCGGGGAAAATAA
- a CDS encoding S9 family peptidase: MRLLFASAAILTLAAPALAQPPSVPLIERAKLFGNPSKTAGRLSPDGRWLAWIAPRDGVLNIWVAPVADPAAAKPLTAEKTRPIRSYYWSPDSKTILFVNDKGGDENFLLYGVDVATAAQKSLTPFDKTRVEVINISRAVKDRILIGINNRDPRWHDVYGLDLATGKLSLVLQNDGGYAGFVADEQLVPRLATKQRPDGGQSFYRVTGGKVEQTPFATIGLDDSLTTGPSGFTTDGKTLYWLDSRGRDTAALIAQDVASGRQTIVAQDPRADIDGVLADPKTGVVQAWSVNYLRDDWIASDPAIGKDLAWLKKELKGDIAVTSRTDADNLWTVAVDPVTAPSATYLFDRRTRSLKQLYVGRPELVGAPLVPMYPEAIPARDGMTLVSYLTLPAGSDPDGDGKPSHPVPLVLFVHGGPWARDAFGYNSWHQWLANRGYAVLSVNYRGSTGFGKKFISAGDLQWGRKMHDDLLDAVGWAVRQGVTTSDKVAIAGGSYGGYATLAGVAFTPDAFRCGVDIVGPSNLFTLLQTIPPYWEAGKQQFYKRMGDPTTDVGKALLRERSPLFMADKIKVPLLIGQGQNDPRVNVRESQQIVDAMKAKNIPVTYVVFPDEGHGFARPVNNIAFNAITENFLAACLGGRAEPIGDALKPSSAQVKEGADQVHGLAAAVAAP; the protein is encoded by the coding sequence ATGCGCCTGTTATTCGCTTCCGCCGCAATTCTCACCCTCGCCGCCCCCGCCCTCGCGCAGCCGCCCTCCGTTCCGTTGATCGAGCGCGCCAAGCTGTTCGGCAACCCCAGCAAAACGGCCGGCCGCCTCAGCCCCGACGGCAGGTGGCTGGCCTGGATCGCGCCGCGCGACGGCGTGCTCAACATCTGGGTGGCGCCGGTGGCCGATCCGGCCGCAGCGAAGCCGCTCACCGCCGAGAAGACGCGGCCGATCCGTTCCTATTACTGGTCGCCGGATTCCAAGACGATCCTGTTCGTCAACGACAAGGGCGGTGACGAGAATTTCCTGCTCTACGGCGTCGACGTCGCCACCGCGGCGCAGAAGAGCCTGACCCCGTTCGATAAGACGCGCGTGGAAGTGATCAACATCAGCCGAGCCGTGAAGGATCGCATCCTGATCGGCATCAACAATCGCGATCCGCGCTGGCACGACGTCTATGGCCTCGATCTCGCGACCGGAAAGCTCAGCCTCGTGCTGCAGAATGACGGCGGTTATGCTGGCTTCGTCGCGGACGAACAGCTCGTCCCGCGGCTCGCCACCAAGCAGAGGCCGGATGGCGGCCAATCTTTCTATCGTGTGACCGGCGGCAAGGTCGAGCAGACGCCGTTCGCCACGATCGGCCTGGACGATTCGCTCACCACCGGGCCGTCCGGCTTCACCACCGATGGAAAGACCCTTTATTGGCTCGACTCGCGCGGCCGCGACACGGCCGCCCTGATCGCGCAGGACGTTGCCAGCGGACGGCAGACGATCGTTGCGCAGGATCCGCGCGCGGACATCGATGGCGTTCTGGCCGATCCCAAAACCGGCGTCGTCCAGGCCTGGTCGGTCAATTATCTGCGCGACGACTGGATCGCGAGCGATCCCGCGATCGGCAAAGACCTCGCCTGGCTCAAGAAAGAGCTCAAGGGCGACATCGCCGTCACCTCGCGCACCGATGCCGACAATCTGTGGACGGTCGCGGTCGACCCCGTCACCGCGCCGAGCGCAACCTATCTGTTCGATCGCCGGACGCGCTCGCTCAAGCAGCTTTATGTCGGCCGTCCGGAATTGGTCGGCGCGCCGCTTGTGCCGATGTACCCAGAGGCGATTCCGGCGCGCGACGGTATGACGCTCGTCTCCTACCTGACGCTGCCGGCGGGGAGCGATCCGGACGGCGATGGCAAGCCCAGCCATCCGGTGCCGCTGGTCCTGTTCGTCCATGGCGGCCCATGGGCGCGCGATGCCTTCGGCTATAATAGCTGGCACCAATGGCTGGCGAACCGCGGCTATGCGGTGTTGTCGGTCAATTATCGTGGCTCGACCGGCTTCGGTAAGAAATTCATCTCCGCCGGCGACCTGCAATGGGGCCGCAAGATGCATGACGATCTGCTCGACGCGGTCGGCTGGGCGGTCAGGCAGGGCGTCACCACATCCGACAAGGTGGCGATCGCGGGCGGCTCTTATGGCGGCTATGCGACGCTGGCCGGCGTCGCCTTCACACCCGATGCCTTCCGCTGCGGCGTCGACATTGTCGGGCCGTCCAACCTGTTCACCCTGCTACAGACGATCCCACCTTATTGGGAGGCGGGTAAGCAGCAATTCTACAAGCGTATGGGCGATCCCACGACCGATGTAGGCAAGGCGCTGCTGCGCGAACGTTCCCCCCTATTCATGGCCGACAAGATCAAGGTACCGCTGCTAATTGGCCAGGGCCAAAACGATCCGCGGGTCAATGTCCGCGAAAGCCAGCAGATCGTCGACGCGATGAAGGCCAAGAACATACCGGTAACCTATGTCGTCTTCCCCGACGAAGGCCACGGCTTCGCTCGACCGGTCAACAATATCGCCTTCAATGCCATTACCGAGAATTTCCTCGCGGCTTGCCTCGGCGGCCGAGCGGAACCGATCGGGGACGCGCTCAAGCCGTCGAGCGCGCAGGTGAAAGAAGGTGCGGATCAGGTGCATGGCCTCGCGGCTGCGGTCGCCGCTCCTTAG
- a CDS encoding heavy metal-binding domain-containing protein — protein MAEEQSIPQHALARLQGLRSQGHPDGVFTSDFSVNEFLLVRKAGFEPVGLCVGSCIYHLGFQFAGWGSNVELEQLSLAMYEARALAMERMRLEAANMGADGIVGVRLTVKRLEWDSKILEFVAIGTGIVHAKGHQGFKGPNGQPFTSALSGQDFWTLLSAGYRPLEMVMGSCVYHVARRGPLATLGSVGQNVELGNFSLALYEAREIAMERMQLEASKAGAEGVVGADLHEGSHNWSSHVIEFFAIGTAVLPIEGHEADDIPDPKLVLSVNS, from the coding sequence ATGGCCGAAGAACAAAGCATCCCGCAGCATGCGTTGGCTCGGCTTCAGGGCTTGCGCAGCCAAGGGCATCCCGACGGGGTGTTCACGTCAGACTTTTCGGTCAACGAGTTCCTGCTGGTGCGCAAGGCGGGGTTCGAGCCGGTCGGCCTATGCGTCGGCTCATGTATCTATCATCTCGGCTTTCAGTTCGCCGGATGGGGCTCGAACGTCGAGCTCGAGCAGCTCAGCCTCGCCATGTATGAGGCGCGCGCGTTGGCGATGGAACGGATGCGGCTGGAGGCCGCCAACATGGGCGCCGACGGGATCGTCGGCGTGCGGCTGACGGTCAAGCGGCTCGAATGGGACAGCAAAATCCTGGAATTCGTCGCGATCGGAACCGGCATCGTCCACGCCAAGGGGCATCAAGGCTTCAAGGGTCCGAACGGCCAGCCGTTCACCTCGGCGCTATCCGGGCAGGATTTCTGGACCTTGCTCTCGGCCGGCTATCGCCCGCTAGAGATGGTGATGGGCAGCTGCGTCTATCACGTCGCGCGGCGCGGGCCGTTGGCAACGCTCGGCTCGGTCGGGCAGAATGTCGAACTCGGCAATTTCAGCCTCGCGCTCTACGAAGCACGCGAGATCGCTATGGAGCGGATGCAGCTGGAAGCGAGCAAGGCGGGCGCCGAGGGCGTCGTCGGTGCCGACCTTCACGAAGGCAGCCATAATTGGTCGAGCCATGTCATCGAGTTTTTCGCGATCGGCACGGCCGTGCTGCCGATCGAGGGCCATGAAGCGGACGATATTCCCGACCCAAAGCTGGTCCTGTCCGTTAACAGCTGA
- a CDS encoding LysR substrate-binding domain-containing protein — protein sequence MRRLPPLAAVRVFEAAARHLNFTVAAAELGMTQAAVSYQVKLLEERLGVALFRRDGRGIQLTPAGERAAPQVARGFDALDAAFARLRSENESSMTVSTTQTFANTWLAWRLGGFQMGNPGMAVRLIATDDITDFARDEVDVAIRAGRGPWPGLERHLLFQVDFTPMCSPEFLARHGGSITAEEIVRLPMISPNDPWWPHWLREAGVELDENEIRPGVRLDVQAHEGHAAMAGQGVAMLTPFLWRNDIAQGRLVRLSDQLSTRGYGYWLVYPEERRSVAKIRRFREWLLNEIEEERHDPLRAAP from the coding sequence ATGCGTCGCCTGCCGCCCCTTGCCGCCGTGCGTGTATTCGAGGCTGCCGCGCGGCACCTTAACTTCACTGTCGCGGCAGCGGAACTTGGCATGACCCAGGCGGCGGTGAGCTATCAGGTCAAGTTATTGGAAGAGCGGCTTGGCGTAGCCTTGTTCCGCCGTGACGGGAGGGGCATCCAGCTTACCCCGGCGGGCGAGCGGGCGGCGCCGCAGGTGGCGCGGGGCTTCGATGCGCTCGACGCCGCCTTTGCCCGACTGCGCAGCGAGAACGAATCGTCGATGACGGTGTCGACGACCCAGACCTTCGCCAACACCTGGCTGGCGTGGCGGCTCGGGGGCTTTCAGATGGGCAATCCCGGCATGGCGGTGCGCCTGATCGCGACCGACGACATCACTGACTTCGCGCGCGACGAGGTCGACGTCGCCATTCGCGCCGGCCGCGGGCCCTGGCCCGGGCTCGAGCGGCATCTGCTGTTCCAGGTCGACTTCACCCCGATGTGCAGCCCGGAATTCCTTGCCCGGCACGGCGGCAGCATCACGGCGGAAGAGATCGTGAGATTGCCGATGATCAGCCCCAACGATCCCTGGTGGCCCCATTGGCTGCGCGAGGCGGGCGTGGAGCTCGACGAGAACGAGATTCGCCCGGGCGTGCGGCTCGACGTTCAGGCGCATGAGGGGCATGCCGCGATGGCCGGCCAGGGCGTTGCGATGCTGACGCCCTTCCTCTGGCGCAACGACATCGCTCAGGGCAGGCTGGTGCGCCTTTCGGATCAGCTTTCAACGCGCGGCTATGGCTACTGGCTTGTCTATCCGGAGGAGCGGCGGTCGGTCGCCAAGATCCGGCGCTTCCGCGAATGGTTGCTCAACGAGATCGAGGAGGAGCGGCACGATCCGCTTCGTGCCGCTCCCTGA